A stretch of Thermomicrobium roseum DSM 5159 DNA encodes these proteins:
- a CDS encoding chemotaxis protein CheW: MGEDRELIEMFIEETRERLESIEPALVELERAESPAEKERLLNEVFRHLHSTKGSAGYLNLSDLVALVHAAEHLADVLRKGAPVQPEHVDLLLQTVSLVRGYLAFLAGQAELPEGLPVLTQRLQQAAERALERPHAGVDAAAGDATPATSGPTSEGETRPDEQRASETELTSSTVRVPVHVLDRLGRLAEEMLVTRNRITALAANLQDGELVGASKKLSVMVSELQDIAALTRLQPISSLFSQMPRVVRDAARATGKEVDLVIDGGRLEVDRRILQELRDPLVHLLRNAVDHGIESPERRIAFGKPSRGRIALRAMREGSNLVIEVSDDGKGIDYEAVRQKAVERGFVSAREAATLTEAELNALLLRPGFSTRDRATELSGRGVGLDVVAVRMQELGGSLSISSVPGQGTTIRLVVPTSVSVMNTLVFTARGYLLGIPYNVVQEIVLITDRDIEHYGEQDVFRLRDQLVPLFTLTSWPERGDGAKKQAGKHYVLVLRGEGTLAGLLCDGIARFEELIVKPVGNLLRGVESVSGLATLGTGEIVLILEPEKILADAGLAMARIQAEQVQLGLVHEHQASEDDLGERLVLLKGYGEHRYAVPVRLVSRIVRFTPEELAIFGERIYYRTEQALIPLIDLDRALRMGEGGAEQGGIAVLLRADNLECGFVASQVVRIGRVGVEPEPSDRHGVTGLLNLSDGVYLMVDVPTLVHGELRRLYEARQEARSVRGKKALIVEDSVFYRDALEAVLKRAGYAVSAVGSVEDALVFLARVPDVALIITDYNLPGKSGLDLIQVVRSGETAVRADVPIVVLSQYLGDQPNSAELAERLRAAGANAVYSKFDELEQSQLLEQFRHLVVHDEAETTADQQHAREEETVHVLAVNLGAEVYGVPIDRVREITTLDGVTPTPLDDAGFLGLANIRGEIVPVFDLGGVLRRPVRTNGEAVDVVTLTSLGPMVLRGESIRGTVRVPVSELREPTGNLGPLAEIVPSVATLPDCLLQVVELEKLAGVCLGRRG, encoded by the coding sequence ATGGGTGAGGACCGCGAGCTGATCGAGATGTTCATCGAGGAGACGCGCGAGCGGCTCGAGTCGATCGAGCCGGCCCTGGTCGAGCTGGAGCGGGCCGAGTCACCTGCCGAGAAGGAACGGCTCCTGAACGAGGTGTTCCGCCATCTCCACTCGACCAAGGGAAGCGCGGGCTACCTGAACCTGAGCGATCTGGTGGCGCTGGTGCATGCCGCCGAGCACCTGGCCGACGTGTTGCGCAAGGGTGCACCGGTCCAGCCCGAGCACGTCGATCTCTTGCTGCAGACGGTCTCGCTGGTGCGAGGGTACTTGGCCTTCCTGGCTGGGCAGGCTGAGCTACCGGAGGGACTGCCGGTCCTCACCCAACGCCTGCAACAGGCCGCCGAGCGCGCGCTCGAGCGCCCGCACGCGGGGGTGGACGCTGCGGCCGGCGACGCGACGCCAGCGACCAGTGGGCCGACGAGCGAGGGGGAGACTCGCCCGGACGAGCAGCGCGCCAGCGAGACCGAGCTGACCAGCTCGACGGTGCGGGTGCCGGTGCACGTGCTCGACCGCTTGGGCCGGCTGGCCGAGGAGATGCTGGTCACGCGCAACCGGATCACCGCACTGGCGGCCAACCTGCAGGACGGGGAACTCGTCGGAGCTTCCAAAAAGCTCTCGGTGATGGTCTCCGAGCTGCAGGATATCGCCGCTCTGACGCGACTGCAGCCGATCTCCTCGCTCTTCTCGCAGATGCCGCGCGTGGTGCGGGATGCGGCCCGCGCGACCGGGAAAGAGGTCGACCTCGTCATCGACGGCGGGCGCTTGGAAGTCGACCGGCGCATCCTGCAGGAGTTGCGCGACCCCCTGGTGCATCTCCTCCGCAATGCGGTCGATCACGGGATCGAATCGCCGGAGCGGCGGATCGCCTTCGGCAAACCCTCGCGCGGGCGGATCGCGCTGCGGGCGATGCGCGAGGGCTCCAACCTGGTCATCGAGGTGAGCGACGACGGAAAAGGGATCGACTACGAGGCGGTGCGCCAGAAGGCGGTCGAGCGTGGCTTCGTGAGCGCACGGGAGGCAGCGACGCTCACCGAGGCCGAGCTCAATGCGCTCCTGTTGCGACCCGGCTTCTCGACGCGTGACCGGGCGACCGAGCTCTCGGGGCGCGGCGTAGGCTTGGACGTCGTCGCCGTGCGGATGCAGGAACTGGGTGGGAGCCTGAGCATTTCGTCGGTGCCCGGGCAGGGGACGACGATCCGGCTGGTGGTGCCGACTTCCGTCTCGGTGATGAACACGCTGGTCTTCACCGCGCGCGGGTATCTCCTGGGCATTCCGTACAACGTAGTCCAGGAGATCGTGCTCATCACCGACCGCGACATCGAGCATTACGGCGAGCAGGATGTCTTCCGGTTGCGCGATCAGCTGGTGCCGCTCTTCACGCTGACCAGCTGGCCGGAGCGGGGCGACGGGGCCAAGAAGCAAGCCGGCAAGCACTACGTGCTCGTGCTGCGGGGCGAGGGGACGCTGGCTGGGCTGCTCTGCGACGGGATCGCGCGTTTCGAAGAGTTGATCGTCAAGCCGGTCGGGAACCTGTTGCGTGGCGTGGAGAGCGTGAGCGGGCTGGCCACGCTGGGGACCGGCGAGATCGTCCTGATCCTCGAGCCGGAGAAGATTCTGGCCGATGCCGGGCTGGCCATGGCCAGGATCCAGGCCGAGCAGGTCCAGTTGGGGCTGGTGCACGAGCACCAGGCGAGCGAGGACGATCTGGGCGAGCGGCTGGTGCTTCTCAAGGGGTACGGCGAGCACCGCTATGCCGTGCCGGTGCGACTCGTCTCCCGCATCGTCCGCTTCACGCCGGAGGAACTGGCGATCTTCGGCGAGCGGATCTACTACCGGACGGAGCAGGCGCTCATCCCGCTGATCGATCTGGACCGGGCGCTCCGGATGGGCGAGGGGGGTGCCGAGCAGGGTGGAATCGCAGTCCTCTTGCGGGCCGACAATCTCGAGTGCGGCTTTGTCGCATCGCAGGTTGTGCGGATCGGCCGGGTAGGGGTGGAGCCGGAGCCGTCCGACCGGCATGGTGTGACCGGCCTGCTCAACTTGTCCGATGGGGTTTATCTCATGGTGGATGTCCCGACACTCGTGCATGGCGAGTTGCGTCGGCTCTACGAGGCGCGCCAGGAAGCACGCTCGGTCCGCGGCAAGAAGGCGCTCATCGTCGAGGACAGCGTCTTCTACCGGGACGCACTGGAGGCGGTGCTCAAGCGGGCTGGCTATGCAGTCAGCGCGGTGGGGAGCGTGGAAGACGCGCTGGTGTTCCTGGCGCGGGTTCCCGATGTGGCGCTGATCATCACCGACTACAACCTGCCGGGGAAGAGCGGGCTCGATCTGATCCAGGTCGTGCGCAGCGGAGAGACCGCCGTGCGAGCCGACGTGCCGATCGTCGTGCTCTCGCAGTATCTCGGCGATCAACCGAACAGCGCGGAGTTGGCCGAGCGGTTGCGGGCGGCGGGAGCGAACGCGGTATACAGCAAGTTCGACGAGCTGGAGCAGAGCCAACTCCTCGAGCAGTTCCGGCATCTGGTGGTGCACGACGAGGCGGAGACGACGGCCGACCAGCAGCACGCCCGCGAAGAGGAGACGGTGCATGTCCTAGCGGTCAACCTCGGGGCAGAGGTTTACGGTGTGCCGATCGACCGGGTGCGGGAGATCACCACGCTGGACGGCGTGACACCGACGCCGCTCGACGATGCGGGCTTCCTCGGCCTCGCCAATATCCGCGGGGAGATCGTGCCGGTCTTCGACCTGGGCGGAGTGCTGCGTCGCCCGGTCCGCACGAACGGCGAAGCGGTCGACGTGGTCACCTTGACCAGCCTGGGGCCGATGGTGCTGCGCGGCGAGAGCATCCGCGGCACCGTGCGCGTGCCGGTCAGCGAACTCCGCGAGCCGACCGGCAACCTGGGGCCACTGGCCGAGATCGTACCGTCCGTGGCCACTTTGCCCGACTGTCTCTTGCAGGTGGTGGAGTTGGAGAAACTGGCGGGCGTCTGCTTGGGTCGGCGCGGCTGA
- a CDS encoding methyl-accepting chemotaxis protein: MTIGFREKVLGILAAMAAIFVLLGAIGWFWLGQTRSAVQQVNGMNEALTVLGQTARRMAEVRANVVAHVGATTNADYRRQLDERIAELDNQIAQGLDQLQALAHTPEELERMAAVREAWTTYRASAERTLQLSRKYDLVAAQQNMTGDAAQKFAALQDAIRNLEQASSQDAQAIAQRAESQLTMLRFAMLGAAGLAVVAFLGGLLVLRPALRTVAEIAGASQQLAEQELAALEAALGKLAAGDLTARFAVTMEPLPVRGRDELARMAQSFNRMLERLRAVGSAFGNALENLTQLVGQVRLAVRQVGEAGAQAQALSAQIAEASNAVARTIQDVAQGSATQAEQVSSASSAVEEMSQTIQAVAKAAQEQGRALQRATELVQQMADRNQRAGELARGVTERAGRNREQAESGSAVVQRTLSTMDRVRAQVEETARAIQELGERSKQIGQIVQVITDLTEQTNLLALNAAIEAARAGEAGKGFAVVAEEVRKLAERSAASTQEIAQMVQGIQRTVEQAVAAMAESAGSVTQVSSEAREVAEVFAAIRQAAEEVAERNRELLASLEEIAKRSSELRATMEDTAAIAEENAASASELSSTAEQVRGSIRRVTGVAEQNAAAAEEVSAATEQMATQVGEIAAAAGQLVGLADQLARLVERFRVAAGEPARAPVEANGRGWSEPAASRVPVSAGANGNGRGAW; encoded by the coding sequence ATGACCATCGGTTTCCGGGAAAAGGTACTCGGTATTCTGGCGGCGATGGCCGCGATCTTCGTGCTCCTCGGTGCGATCGGCTGGTTCTGGCTGGGCCAGACCCGCAGCGCGGTGCAGCAAGTGAACGGGATGAACGAGGCGCTGACCGTGCTCGGGCAGACTGCGCGCCGCATGGCGGAGGTACGTGCGAACGTCGTGGCCCACGTGGGTGCCACGACCAATGCCGATTACCGCCGGCAGCTCGACGAGCGGATCGCCGAGTTGGACAACCAGATCGCCCAGGGGCTGGACCAGCTGCAGGCGCTGGCTCATACCCCGGAGGAACTGGAGCGAATGGCAGCCGTGCGCGAGGCCTGGACGACCTATCGAGCGTCGGCCGAGCGGACACTTCAGCTCTCCCGCAAGTACGATCTGGTCGCCGCGCAGCAGAACATGACCGGTGATGCGGCGCAGAAGTTCGCGGCTCTGCAGGACGCGATCAGGAATCTGGAGCAGGCGTCGTCCCAGGATGCCCAGGCGATCGCACAACGGGCGGAGAGCCAGCTCACCATGCTGCGCTTCGCCATGCTCGGTGCGGCTGGCCTGGCGGTCGTCGCCTTCCTGGGAGGGTTGCTGGTGCTGCGGCCTGCCCTGCGCACGGTGGCCGAGATCGCGGGGGCCAGCCAGCAGCTCGCCGAGCAGGAGTTGGCCGCGCTGGAGGCGGCGCTCGGCAAGCTGGCGGCCGGGGATCTCACCGCGCGCTTCGCAGTGACCATGGAACCACTGCCGGTCCGCGGACGCGACGAGTTGGCGCGGATGGCGCAGTCGTTCAACCGGATGCTGGAGCGCCTGCGAGCGGTCGGGAGCGCCTTCGGGAATGCGCTGGAGAACCTGACCCAGCTCGTCGGGCAGGTGCGGCTGGCCGTGCGCCAGGTCGGCGAGGCGGGCGCGCAGGCCCAGGCGCTCTCGGCGCAGATCGCCGAGGCATCCAATGCGGTCGCGCGGACGATCCAGGATGTGGCCCAGGGGTCAGCGACGCAAGCGGAGCAGGTGAGCAGCGCCTCGAGCGCGGTCGAGGAGATGAGCCAGACCATCCAGGCGGTGGCCAAGGCGGCGCAGGAGCAGGGGCGGGCGCTGCAGCGGGCGACCGAGCTGGTCCAGCAGATGGCCGACCGCAACCAGCGGGCGGGGGAACTGGCGCGGGGCGTGACCGAACGAGCGGGGCGCAACCGCGAGCAGGCCGAGAGCGGCAGCGCGGTGGTGCAGCGGACGCTCAGCACGATGGACCGCGTGCGTGCCCAGGTGGAGGAGACGGCACGGGCGATCCAGGAACTGGGCGAGCGCTCGAAGCAGATCGGCCAGATCGTCCAGGTGATCACCGACTTGACCGAGCAAACCAACCTCCTGGCGCTGAACGCCGCGATCGAGGCGGCGCGGGCCGGCGAGGCGGGGAAGGGCTTCGCCGTCGTGGCCGAAGAAGTGCGCAAGCTGGCCGAGCGCTCGGCCGCGTCGACGCAGGAGATCGCCCAGATGGTGCAGGGAATCCAGCGCACGGTCGAGCAAGCCGTCGCGGCGATGGCGGAGAGCGCCGGCTCGGTGACGCAGGTGAGCAGCGAGGCGCGCGAGGTGGCCGAGGTGTTCGCGGCCATCCGCCAGGCCGCCGAAGAGGTAGCCGAACGCAACCGCGAGCTCTTGGCCTCGCTCGAGGAGATCGCCAAGCGGAGCTCGGAACTCCGCGCGACGATGGAGGACACGGCCGCGATCGCCGAAGAGAACGCTGCCTCGGCCAGCGAGCTCTCGTCGACGGCCGAGCAAGTGCGCGGCTCGATCCGCCGGGTGACGGGCGTGGCCGAGCAGAACGCGGCTGCAGCCGAAGAAGTCTCGGCGGCGACCGAGCAGATGGCCACCCAGGTCGGCGAGATCGCGGCAGCCGCTGGTCAGCTGGTGGGATTGGCCGATCAGCTGGCCCGGCTGGTGGAGCGGTTCCGCGTGGCGGCCGGCGAGCCGGCGCGGGCACCGGTCGAGGCGAACGGGCGCGGCTGGTCCGAACCGGCAGCGTCACGGGTGCCGGTCAGCGCCGGAGCGAACGGGAATGGGCGTGGTGCCTGGTGA
- a CDS encoding response regulator: MLKVLIADDSKMMRVMHVRSLRQVGYEVEASEANNGEEALALFEPGKFDLVIVDWNMPGMDGIEFVRAAREKEQGAGKRTPILMITSQSTEEQMLKAKEAGVDNLLTKPVTPEAIGAALEMLLARA; encoded by the coding sequence ATGCTCAAGGTCCTGATCGCTGACGATTCGAAGATGATGCGGGTGATGCACGTGCGCTCGCTCCGTCAAGTGGGCTATGAGGTGGAGGCAAGCGAGGCGAACAACGGCGAGGAGGCGCTCGCCCTGTTCGAGCCGGGGAAGTTCGATCTGGTGATCGTCGACTGGAACATGCCGGGGATGGACGGGATCGAGTTCGTGCGGGCGGCGCGCGAGAAGGAGCAGGGGGCCGGCAAGCGGACGCCTATCCTGATGATCACCAGCCAGAGCACCGAGGAGCAGATGCTCAAGGCCAAGGAGGCGGGCGTCGATAACCTCCTGACCAAGCCGGTGACGCCGGAAGCGATCGGGGCGGCGCTCGAGATGCTGCTGGCTCGGGCCTAG
- a CDS encoding chemotaxis protein CheB: MVDQLIRQVGEKIFPCLGFSPTELLWQRLARVVHQEARRVGAASVEEFLQRAVRGERAVLEAICQALTINETYFFREPKHFDALRQLLPELAKQQQPVRMLSAGCSSGEEPYSLAMTAHEVLGPLGNAFEVLGVDFDGEALERARGGCYRQWSFRDQGLERARPHLEQRGELWCVRDVIRGRVRFEQVNLIERVPPGPFAVIFCRNTLMYFTSEHRESIVRRFVEALLPGGILVIGSAETLDRIPAELERVTVAGAYLYRKREHVVPVAGTEPAETVRVLLVSSSPVSRVGIRQALRQLPGVELAGEVRSVEEARARLEDDGSAVVLLDALEDSAVLERAALLQGWPLVAIVGPGVAVPRGLPSLVVSDLVPGAVRRLAPELGETLRQARVRPLGRLRGEGNGTGLLLRRSVASGTLAGANGRTGTGALGEPLRRVAERLLLIGSSTGGPAVVADLIARLPAGLGLGVLVVQHMPPNFTRSFAERLSRVGRYAAREAEDGELVVADTVLVAPGGRNVLLTRGGRVQVVPPDRSDIYVPNVNRAFASAARAGLAPRTMAVILTGMGDDGAIGMAELAAAGAYTVVQRPEEAVVAGMIEAALARGAVQKVLATADIPSEVVRWAQRGVMATRG, translated from the coding sequence ATGGTCGATCAGTTGATCCGGCAGGTCGGGGAAAAGATTTTCCCGTGTCTCGGGTTCAGCCCGACCGAGCTCCTCTGGCAGCGGCTGGCGCGGGTGGTGCACCAGGAGGCACGACGGGTCGGTGCAGCCAGCGTGGAGGAGTTCCTGCAGCGGGCGGTGCGGGGCGAGCGGGCGGTCCTCGAAGCGATCTGTCAGGCGCTCACCATCAACGAGACCTATTTCTTCCGCGAACCCAAGCATTTCGATGCCTTGCGGCAACTCCTGCCGGAGTTGGCTAAGCAGCAGCAACCGGTGCGCATGCTGTCGGCCGGCTGCTCGAGCGGTGAGGAGCCCTACTCGCTGGCCATGACGGCACACGAGGTACTCGGTCCGCTGGGGAACGCGTTCGAGGTACTCGGCGTCGATTTCGACGGCGAGGCCCTGGAGCGGGCGCGCGGCGGCTGCTACCGGCAGTGGTCGTTCCGCGACCAAGGGCTGGAGCGAGCGCGCCCGCACCTGGAGCAGCGTGGCGAGCTCTGGTGCGTGCGCGATGTCATCCGGGGTCGCGTGCGCTTCGAGCAGGTCAACCTGATCGAGCGGGTGCCGCCCGGGCCCTTCGCCGTCATCTTTTGCCGCAACACGCTCATGTACTTCACCAGCGAGCACCGCGAGTCGATCGTGCGGCGCTTCGTCGAAGCGCTCCTGCCGGGTGGGATCCTGGTGATCGGGTCGGCCGAGACGCTCGATCGCATCCCCGCCGAGCTCGAGCGGGTGACGGTGGCCGGGGCCTATCTCTACCGCAAGCGGGAGCATGTCGTGCCGGTCGCGGGCACCGAACCAGCCGAGACGGTGCGCGTGCTCCTGGTGAGCAGTTCCCCGGTCAGTCGGGTGGGTATCCGCCAGGCGCTGCGGCAGCTTCCTGGGGTGGAACTGGCCGGCGAGGTGCGCTCGGTCGAGGAGGCGCGGGCGCGACTGGAGGACGACGGCAGCGCGGTGGTCCTGCTCGATGCGCTGGAGGACAGCGCGGTGCTCGAGCGGGCCGCGCTCCTCCAGGGGTGGCCGCTGGTGGCGATCGTAGGGCCTGGCGTGGCGGTGCCGCGTGGCCTGCCCAGCCTGGTCGTATCGGATCTCGTCCCAGGGGCGGTGCGGCGGCTGGCACCGGAGCTCGGCGAGACGCTGCGCCAGGCTCGGGTCCGCCCGCTCGGCCGGCTGCGTGGTGAGGGGAACGGGACCGGTCTTCTGCTGCGGCGCAGCGTCGCCAGTGGGACGCTGGCGGGGGCCAACGGGCGCACTGGTACCGGTGCGCTGGGGGAGCCGCTGCGGCGCGTTGCCGAGCGGCTGCTGCTCATCGGGTCCTCGACCGGTGGGCCGGCGGTGGTGGCCGACCTGATCGCGCGGCTGCCGGCTGGGCTCGGGCTGGGGGTGCTGGTGGTTCAGCACATGCCCCCGAACTTCACGCGCAGCTTCGCCGAACGGCTGAGCCGCGTCGGACGGTATGCGGCGCGCGAGGCAGAGGACGGGGAACTCGTGGTCGCGGACACCGTGCTGGTTGCGCCAGGTGGACGGAACGTGCTGCTGACGCGGGGCGGTCGGGTGCAGGTGGTGCCACCGGACCGGAGCGATATCTACGTGCCCAACGTCAACCGGGCCTTCGCGTCGGCCGCGCGCGCCGGACTCGCGCCGCGGACGATGGCGGTGATCCTGACCGGGATGGGGGACGACGGGGCGATCGGGATGGCCGAGCTCGCCGCGGCCGGAGCGTATACGGTGGTGCAGCGGCCCGAGGAGGCAGTGGTGGCGGGGATGATCGAGGCAGCGCTGGCCCGCGGGGCAGTGCAGAAGGTGTTGGCGACTGCCGATATTCCCAGTGAGGTCGTGCGCTGGGCGCAGCGTGGGGTGATGGCCACGCGCGGCTGA
- a CDS encoding chemotaxis protein CheX gives MSHAIVQDLTTSGRLVEFIGQAAREALEPLCGVEVSVLGEAELPWAHPPVGIALVTVVDTSGGGFQAVVWLGGELEALASVAEVLLGERPDGEDEMLQDAVRELTNILAGQIQRHLASVGLQMGLGLPVYVSGAKSLNVGASLASGAAVRVQVGLPDAPTLDVGFAAKEG, from the coding sequence GTGAGCCACGCGATCGTGCAGGACTTGACGACGAGCGGGCGGCTGGTCGAGTTCATCGGGCAAGCGGCCCGCGAAGCGCTGGAGCCGCTCTGTGGGGTCGAGGTCAGCGTGCTCGGCGAGGCGGAGCTGCCCTGGGCGCACCCGCCGGTCGGGATCGCCCTGGTGACGGTGGTCGATACCAGCGGGGGCGGCTTCCAGGCGGTGGTCTGGCTGGGCGGGGAACTCGAGGCCCTCGCCTCGGTCGCCGAGGTACTCCTGGGCGAGCGACCGGACGGTGAGGACGAGATGCTGCAGGATGCGGTGCGGGAACTCACCAATATCCTGGCTGGGCAGATCCAGCGGCATCTGGCCAGCGTGGGGCTGCAGATGGGGCTCGGCCTGCCGGTTTACGTGAGTGGAGCCAAAAGCCTGAACGTGGGGGCCAGCCTGGCCAGCGGCGCGGCCGTGCGTGTTCAGGTCGGGCTCCCCGATGCACCGACGTTGGACGTCGGCTTCGCGGCCAAGGAGGGCTGA
- a CDS encoding methyl-accepting chemotaxis protein produces MRLGFRQKLLALLLTSAFVFLGLGSVGALWLASLRAQVIALETEGKQANDLLRVLAQARQLEERVRSQQGPTEEWSAQARRVASDLTALQRAGETTDERAAVGQVVAAWATVERALAASPEDSENVREAFASFWASAAAVASGSEPGGAGRGWSIASQLSALQLMAMACAGLALVILVGWFWSLRPPLRTIGELATTAERLARSEISELERALGQLAAGDLTGTVTVRTEPLPIRGADEFAQMASAFNQMLERIRAVSISYTSTVSDLSETLVRVREAASRVSASGEATEALSSEVARLAEELSQVAERVAAGSVAQAEQIQSSSRAIDESERSARRVVEVAVEQARELRAATQVIEVTENAARRVHELSLEVTGRARENSTRATEGSALVERATELSRSVQEQMVATRRTITALVEHVQAIGQFVEVIQGLARQTTFVALNAAIEAARAGEAGKGFAVVAEEVQKLAASSGEAARRVTEIVERIVATVEEAACALEEGDAVVTVVVHETERVVGFFGDIRTAAVEIAEANARLLAELEALRQQLQSVRQTLERTAQLADENQRQAVQLGAQVHDIRGAMRRIADVAQQNAALAETMASSVGTARNRIEEMAQTATVLQQVARTLRGLLSRFRLRSEGSLVSDGSSSIRSSILDLVR; encoded by the coding sequence ATGCGGCTGGGGTTCCGGCAAAAATTGTTGGCCCTGCTTCTGACGTCTGCCTTCGTCTTTCTCGGTCTCGGCAGCGTGGGGGCGCTCTGGCTGGCGTCCCTGCGGGCGCAGGTGATCGCGCTGGAGACCGAGGGCAAGCAGGCGAACGATCTCCTGCGCGTCCTCGCGCAGGCACGTCAGCTCGAGGAACGGGTGCGGAGTCAGCAGGGGCCGACGGAGGAGTGGTCCGCCCAGGCGCGACGAGTCGCCAGCGACTTGACCGCCTTGCAGCGGGCTGGTGAAACGACGGATGAGCGTGCAGCGGTGGGGCAGGTCGTCGCGGCCTGGGCGACGGTGGAGCGAGCACTGGCTGCCTCCCCCGAGGACAGTGAAAACGTGCGGGAAGCGTTCGCGTCCTTCTGGGCCAGTGCCGCCGCGGTTGCATCGGGGAGCGAGCCCGGCGGCGCGGGACGAGGCTGGAGCATCGCATCCCAGCTCTCGGCTCTCCAGCTCATGGCTATGGCCTGTGCCGGGCTCGCGCTGGTCATCCTGGTCGGCTGGTTCTGGTCGCTGCGGCCACCGCTGCGCACGATCGGCGAGCTGGCGACGACGGCCGAGCGATTGGCCAGGAGCGAAATCAGCGAACTGGAGCGTGCGCTGGGACAGCTCGCGGCGGGCGATCTCACCGGCACGGTCACCGTGCGGACCGAACCGCTCCCGATCCGCGGCGCTGACGAGTTCGCCCAGATGGCCAGTGCCTTCAACCAGATGCTGGAACGGATCCGCGCAGTCAGCATCTCGTACACGAGCACCGTCAGCGACCTGAGCGAGACGCTCGTCCGCGTGCGGGAGGCAGCGTCGCGAGTGTCCGCGAGCGGTGAGGCCACCGAAGCGCTCAGCAGCGAGGTGGCCAGGCTCGCTGAAGAGCTCTCGCAGGTGGCCGAGCGAGTCGCTGCTGGATCGGTCGCGCAGGCGGAGCAGATCCAAAGCAGCTCGCGGGCGATCGACGAGAGCGAGCGCAGTGCGCGGCGTGTCGTCGAGGTCGCTGTCGAGCAGGCGAGGGAATTGCGCGCAGCCACGCAGGTCATCGAGGTCACCGAGAATGCCGCACGTCGTGTGCACGAACTCAGTCTAGAGGTGACCGGGCGTGCGCGCGAGAACTCGACCCGTGCGACCGAAGGGAGCGCGCTCGTGGAGCGAGCGACTGAGCTGAGCCGGTCGGTGCAGGAGCAGATGGTGGCAACGCGACGGACGATCACGGCCCTGGTCGAGCATGTCCAGGCGATCGGTCAGTTCGTCGAGGTGATCCAGGGGCTGGCCCGCCAGACGACGTTCGTGGCACTGAATGCGGCGATCGAGGCAGCTCGAGCCGGGGAGGCCGGGAAAGGGTTCGCGGTCGTGGCCGAAGAGGTGCAGAAGCTGGCGGCCTCCTCTGGAGAGGCGGCCAGGCGGGTGACCGAGATCGTGGAGCGGATCGTGGCGACCGTCGAGGAGGCAGCGTGTGCCCTGGAAGAGGGGGATGCTGTCGTTACGGTCGTGGTGCACGAGACCGAGCGTGTGGTCGGGTTCTTCGGCGATATTCGGACGGCAGCGGTGGAGATCGCGGAGGCGAATGCGCGGCTGCTGGCCGAGCTGGAGGCGCTGCGCCAGCAGCTGCAGTCGGTGCGGCAGACACTCGAGCGCACCGCGCAGCTGGCCGATGAGAACCAGCGTCAGGCAGTGCAGCTGGGCGCACAGGTCCACGATATTCGGGGTGCGATGCGTCGGATCGCTGACGTCGCGCAGCAGAATGCAGCCCTGGCGGAGACGATGGCGAGTTCGGTCGGCACGGCGCGGAACCGCATCGAGGAGATGGCGCAGACGGCCACGGTCTTGCAGCAGGTCGCCAGGACGCTGCGCGGGCTGCTCAGCCGTTTCCGCTTGCGCAGTGAAGGTTCACTGGTCAGTGATGGCTCCTCTTCCATCCGGAGCTCGATCCTGGATCTCGTCCGCTAG
- a CDS encoding flagellar protein FlaG, which produces MNPPILPIPPVGPNEPGAVEEATPLQPVKPVEASSPAAGRAAQGEERRDLLPAHRVDLSLDPQLVRKMPRDVYLRYYVRPGIGNWVIQLIDRETQEVIREIPPGGLKEVLQELAEQQRTE; this is translated from the coding sequence ATGAACCCACCGATCCTTCCGATACCACCAGTCGGTCCGAACGAGCCGGGCGCAGTCGAGGAGGCGACCCCACTCCAGCCGGTCAAACCGGTGGAGGCGAGCAGCCCGGCTGCAGGGCGGGCCGCTCAGGGTGAGGAACGGCGCGATCTCCTTCCTGCGCACCGCGTGGATCTCTCGCTGGATCCGCAGTTGGTACGCAAGATGCCGCGGGACGTGTATTTGCGCTATTACGTGCGGCCCGGTATCGGGAATTGGGTCATCCAGCTGATCGATCGGGAGACGCAGGAAGTGATCCGGGAGATCCCACCCGGTGGCCTCAAGGAGGTCCTCCAGGAGCTCGCCGAGCAGCAGCGAACGGAGTGA